aaacacctaattttttttcaaaaatatcttttaaattaaaactgcttcttaaaatcactaccaacgGACTTTtactatttttgtaaataataaatgaataaaatatggtttttttatatatagttgaGTTGAATATGTTGTtggaacaatttaaaaaaaatatcaccttacctaaaagaaaaagaaaggtaaaagaaaagtgaaaagtgAAATACGCATACAATTAAGTCAAAATTTAGCATCCCATTAGTCAAAAAGATGATCataaataaaaccataaaagcgaataaaaaaatgaaaaagggaaaaaataataataaaagtgaaGAGAAATAGTCCACATATATGACTTTCTCTAAGCATGAAAAGCACTTATGGAGATGGCCAAAGTCAGAAAGGCTGAACTGAATCGTACTCAAGAAGCCATAACCCTAATTCTCTGAAAATCCATGCTCGGAGAACAACAAGGAGAAGGAGAGGAGGTGGAAACAACCCTAGGCGGTGGTGGCGGCGGTAGTGGTGGTGGTTTTGCTGCAAATATGAACATCAACATGAATATAgggaatttgaagatgaaggagGAGAGAGTGCCGCAGTGGAGTCACCAGGAAACCAAAGACTTCATCGCCATCCGGGCGGAGCTGGAGAGAGACTTCGCGCTCACCAAGCGGAACAAGACTCTGTGGGAAGCTGTGGCGTCCAAGATGAAGGAGATGGGGTATAAGAGAACTCCTGATCAGTGCAAATGCAAGTGGAAGAATCTTGTTAACCGCTATAAGGTTTGCATTATCCCTCTTTGAATGCCAATTTCTCggttcaaaatttaaaataattgtaatttCACCGGCCTTGTTGACAACATTCGCTGAGATTCAGTACTTTGTCATTCCTGATGGAAGAAAAATTgtagatttaaattttttttttttttctgatttctaTTTTTCACTGAAATTCTAATATATTTGCCCGAGTTTCATCGGTCTTGTTGCCTCGATTCATTGAGATTTAGTGCTAGGTCAGTGATAGGAGAAAATTTTTAGACCTAAAGTGtcatttgtttattgtttttttttttttttaactgatTTCTAAACTGAAATTCTGCTGTCTGAAACTTTTgttttgaggaatcttgggtGGAGAAATGATTTCGGAGTTTGTTATAGCTTTACTCTTTGTTTGGCACAAAGgaatttggaaaaagaaaggaaatgaatcTATGGAAGGGTGTTTCTCCTGTTGGCAAgggaaaaaactaaaatttgagGGGTTCGGTTCttgtaaagaattaaaattgtaaaagaagAATTGGTAATTGACAATTCTTTTTAAGAATTATGATGATGGAGGGTTTtgggaaaggaaaagaattgaATTGAAGGTTACAAATatgggagtttttttttttattgaaatcgACTGGGTTTAACCGATAAAAAATCTTGCTctatttttagattttcattTCCATGTCTCTGGTATTGTAAGTGGCATAATGGTGTTGTGGTGGATTCATTCCTGTTAAGCTATAAATGTTGAAGGCTGATAAAAGAAATAGTGAGTTTTGTGTATTTTCTAGGAAACCAAACAGGAGATAAAGTTGCTTGATGTGGGATTTTTTGGTTATAGCTTTGGAAAAGAAACCAGAAGGAATCAGGCGAAGTGACCTTTCTACTgtttggatttttgaagaattgaaattGGTTCCAGTGTAATAACAGACACCGATTTGGCTTAGGGGGTTGTGATTTACTAGCAATGGGTGGTAAATTAGCtttgtttccttttccattAGGAATTGCAGGCATTTTGGTTCATCACATTCATTCCTTTATGATCCAGGTGATGGTACATAATACCCCTGAAAGGTGTTTATTTGCTTGCAGCTCTCGTTTGATACTGGATAAAGCAAGCCTTGGTTTTCATTTCCCTTGTGGAAATGGGGTTACCTGTCAACTATTAGCTTGGGATTGGATCTTCTTAGGGCTGGTTTGGATGtacaattcaatttcaatatgaGAATAGGATTGACTTTGACATTTTTGGAATTTAATAGGAATTTAAAAGAATATGAGAATTGGTAGTGAGAAGCAATTGGAGGAGGGTTTGAATGcatattcctttattttttatgctgttaaaagaaatttgggaCAAACTAGAAAGGTAAGGAATCTTGGGTTTAAATGCAttgtttttcttcaaattctctgAATTTTTAGCTAAACTAGAATTGTTGGGATTTCATTTCAATTTGGGCTTTGCCTAATCTATGGCTTCAAAGATTATAGAGTTggtgttctttttgttttctcttccaTATGACTCAAAGAAATAGTTTAGGGCATTTTTCTTGTGCAATGTTTTGGTGAAAACCTACCAAATTTGGCACTTAAGGTTTCATGATTTAGTGGATTGACAACTTGACCCTTTGGTACAGGGAAAGGAGACATCTGATCCAGAGAATGGTCGACAATGCCCATTCTTTGAGGAGCTCCATGCAATATTTGAAGAGCGAGCAAAGAACATGCAGCGACGACTGCTTGAGTCCGAGGCAGGTTCCATGCAGTCAAGGAAGAGGGCAAGGAGAATCAGTGCAGGAGATCATTCCTCAGATGAGTTCTCAGAAGATGAAGACGATGATGAAGATGACAGTGAAGAGGAGAGACTCCCAAGAAGCAGCAATCCCCGGAAAAGGAAGGCTGAGAGGGAAAGGCCGTTGAGGGCAACGGCATCAGATGTAAAGTCAGTAAGACCACCCAATGCTGCAAATATCAGTAGTGCTAGTAGTATCCCGGAAATGCTTAAGGAATTTTTCCAGCAGCAGCAGAGGATGGAGATGCAGTGGAGGGAGGCCATGGAGAGGCGTGCTCAAGAGAGGCAGATGTTTGAGCAGGAATGGCGACAGTCCATGGAGAAGCTTGAGCGGGAGAGGCTGATGGTTGAACAGGCGTGGAGGGAGAGGGAAGAGCAGAGGAGAGCGAGGGAAGAGAGCCGGGCTGAGAAGCGAGATGTCCTCCTCACCACCCTTCTCAACAAGCTCATCCATGAGAATCATCTTTGACATAGCTGGGTTTGTATCCTAACTCTCactctcttatatatatatataacatctaTACAAGAAGCAGTCGTATACTTGATTGTACGAACAGATAAGACAGTGAATGCGCAtacccaaaaaaggaaaaaaaaaaggaagaagaaagggtaGAGGCATGAAGGTATACAAGTAATTAGGGTTTACAAAATGTAGGAAGAAatcttcaaattctttgaattgGAATCCCTAGAAGAAGGATATAAGTTTGGAGTTGATGTTGGTAGTGGTTGTAATTTTTTACTTTGGCTTGAAAACAAACATTGTTTCAATTCATGTGAAGTTTGTGATGTATTCTTTTATCAATGTATTGAAAGCAAAAATTGATACTGAATTATGGTTATTATTTCCTATATTTGCATGATTTTGATGTCTCATTTTTAACCTAGTTGCTTGaatcaattaattttcttcttcttcttgtttaaaaaaataaaaataaaattattgtaagTTGAATAAAGTTATTAGTTGAAATAtgtaaacaaagaaaataatggtccttttggaaatgtttttttaaacaattttcaaaaaataatttttgagaatagttttcaagaacagTTCTTTAGgtcttgtttggtaactattttttaaaacaattctaaaaaaatagtttttaagaacaattt
This DNA window, taken from Vitis vinifera cultivar Pinot Noir 40024 chromosome 2, ASM3070453v1, encodes the following:
- the LOC100259610 gene encoding trihelix transcription factor GT-3b → MLGEQQGEGEEVETTLGGGGGGSGGGFAANMNINMNIGNLKMKEERVPQWSHQETKDFIAIRAELERDFALTKRNKTLWEAVASKMKEMGYKRTPDQCKCKWKNLVNRYKGKETSDPENGRQCPFFEELHAIFEERAKNMQRRLLESEAGSMQSRKRARRISAGDHSSDEFSEDEDDDEDDSEEERLPRSSNPRKRKAERERPLRATASDVKSVRPPNAANISSASSIPEMLKEFFQQQQRMEMQWREAMERRAQERQMFEQEWRQSMEKLERERLMVEQAWREREEQRRAREESRAEKRDVLLTTLLNKLIHENHL